From a region of the Dictyostelium discoideum AX4 chromosome 2 chromosome, whole genome shotgun sequence genome:
- the eIF2s1 gene encoding eIF-2 alpha (Similar to eIF2), whose translation MVFENDCRMYEKKYPEENELVMVRIESIGDMGVYVSLLEYNNIEGMILLSEISRRRIRSINKLVRVGKTEAVVVVRVDKDKGYIDLSKRRVTPEEYAQCEERFHKSKAVHGIVRYVATKLSTEDNVVKTKHLYTKFVWPLYTKYGHAYEAFKLSITEPSVFNGFDIAENERKVLMETIIQKLKPQPHKVRADLEITCYDYEGIDAIKHAITASQNHALSVLKAPEDGKFDEKAFGVVTIKLVAPPLYVMVGTFDEKEKGLSMVGQCVDVLSEEITKKNGNLTIKAAPRIVGAVDDQELRDLMEQLEVENQDGDGEEHEDDDDDDDDEEEEEKPKEKKSSRK comes from the exons atggtattcGAAAATGATTGTCGTATGTACGAAAAAAAGTACCCagaagaaaatgaattaGTTATGGTTAGAATTGAAAGTATTGGTGATATGGGTGTTTACGTATCATTATTAGAATATAACAATATCGAAGGTATGATTCTCTTATCAGAAATTTCACGTCGTCGTATCAGATCTATCAATAAATTAGTTAGAGTTGGTAAAACTGAAGCTGTCGTTGTAGTTAGAgttgataaagataaaggTTATATCGATCTTTCAAAGAGAAGAGTCACTCCAGAGGAGTATGCTCAATGTGAAGAACGTTTCCATAAATCAAAAGct GTCCATGGTATTGTTAGATATGTAGCAACTAAACTTTCAACCGAAGATAATGTAGTTAAAACTAAACACTTATACACTAAATTCGTTTGGCCATTATACACAAAATATGGTCATGCTTATGAagcttttaaattatcaattac tgaACCATCAGTATTTAATGGATTTGATATTGCAGAGAATGAAAGAAAAGTATTAATGGAAACCATTATCCAAAAACTTAAACCACAACCACATAAAGTACGTGCTGATTTAGAGATTACATGTTATGATTATGAAGGTATTGATGCTATTAAACACGCAATCACTGCCAGTCAAAATCACGCATTATCTGTGCTCAAAGCACCAGAAGATGGtaaatttgatgaaaaaGCATTTGGTGTCGTTACAATTAAACTCGTCGCTCCACCACTCTACGTTATGGTTGGTACTtttgatgaaaaagaaaaaggtcTTTCAATGGTTGGTCAATGTGTTGATGTCTTAAGTGAAGAAATTACCAAAAAGAATGGTAATCTTACAATTAAAGCTGCT cCACGTATTGTTGGTGCTGTTGATGACCAAGAACTTCGTGATCTTATGGAACAATTAGAAGTTGAAAATcaagatggtgatggtgaagaacatgaagatgatgatgacgatgacgatgatgaagaggaagaagaaaaacCAAAGGAAAAGAAATCGAgcagaaaataa
- the porA gene encoding hypothetical protein, producing the protein MNPGLYADLTKPTADFIKKDFAETFKLDTTFKGKYGSIVAVTDIKDSGVVASIQPKADFTKYLGKVSNGNFTVDTNGVKKGEFTIENIIPGLKAVANGDSKQNFSTEFQYKKDKIAFTLFGHNNKSFNTSLAFLINPTFSVGVQAEGNAKNTLKNVNATITIRPRPDVFVSIVDRFMDKQILLSTLYTATSKLSFAGDVTVDLKASEKAPSFNVGTQYKIDSASLLKAKVNNNRKVNISYIYNTSNNTKFVLGWNVNTKNFKQGNTFGATVNLTL; encoded by the exons ATGAACCCAGGTCTCTACGCCGATTTAACCAAACCAACTGCTG aTTTCATCAAAAAGGATTTCGCAGAAACCTTCAAACTCGATACCACCTTCAAAGGCAAATATGGT tcaATTGTTGCAGTCACTGATATTAAAGACAGTGGTGTTGTTGCCTCAATTCAACCAAAAGCTGATTTCACCAAATATCTCGGTAAAGTCTCAAATGGTAACTTTACTGTCGATACCAATGGTGTAAAGAAAGGTGAATTCaccattgaaaatattattccAGGTTTAAAAGCCGTCGCCAATGGTGattcaaaacaaaatttCTCAACCGAATtccaatataaaaaagataaaattgcTTTCACCCTTTTTGGTCACAACAATAAATCCTTCAACACTTCATTAGCTTTCCTCATTAACCCAACTTTCTCTGTTGGTGTCCAAGCTGAAGGTAACGCCAAAAACACCCTCAAAAACGTCAAcgccaccatcaccatcagaCCACGTCCAGACGTCTTTGTTTCAATCGTCGATAGATTCATGGATAAACAAATCCTCTTATCCACCCTCTACACTGCCACCTCAAAATTATCCTTTGCTGGTGATGTTACTGTCGACCTCAAAGCCTCTGAAAAAGCACCATCATTCAACGTTGGTACCCAATACAAAATCGATTCCGCCAGTCTCCTCAAAGCTAAAGTTAACAACAACAGAAAAGTTAACATCTCTTACATCTACAATACTAGCAACAACACTAAATTCGTTTTAGGTTGGAATGTCAATACTAAAAACTTTAAACAAGGCAATACTTTTGGTGCTACTGTTAACTTAACTCTTTAA
- the gefS gene encoding Ras guanine nucleotide exchange factor, which yields MGEVSLIGITAILCQKTDGFWKNIDDSLCRLEVLKSNIDSKFRLVAISTDNRCIFNKWVRTNSEITKCSDLFLEIKQVSSQSSNVEYFGVNFAYKPEVDKFYACFSKCIETLQTQRRQSTLNIQALQINNELQQQLQQQQQLPPIDQLPPPPTSTSTSTISNANISISNSISYDSLHQMASGITLEDLPPPPPSASSLILNNNTPLDLTSLPPIDFSNLPPPPTGLMTSRSSLTEANGLEIKNKLSPLLNGGASGLSSSPPPTTESKNQLNSSSGSNNSSSAPHLTDLFLPTNNNNSSGNQSASNSSPTSQYHQSQPNLQQYGTAPLTASSKLLQQQQQQQQQQQQNIIMTTTTTTTTTINIKTGSSSDSFLKTASGRRSIRVRHSTNQAADQQKKTMGRKDGLAVSLQNVEGLQNIAENLEDETLNLLDLVNEQVVTPEISNNAHLNQSLMKIFEHLQVLFILTGQASTHPGGKLITQVVNKLGRGPQASEFFSGKSVDGGYQWYNLDEVKDSVIGIHNLLALKKNLITAIAHLSTCVRVLGLQASLEIDWMSRNKSSETEKIVVQLACLTRELISSMSRLLAATVTYCYVCSSIAFIRNQQHSASADHNQASIQNRIRSPSTIDTINIWDELKTIKTIPTVPKDGSILKVTLNQLVLMLTSETSYDSKFLKTFITTYQSFASPGVLFTKLIERFYVPEWYSTVPTKISTIQQKVIVVLKYWIENQSSDFDQDVIDQIYFFINNLANSNEGYSELSRLLRGLLDKMIQDREVKFELLFQMPPRISFEEDSILSPIELFSEWSAQSIAQQLTLIDFSIFKDLEARELLNQNFNKPKLKYKSPTIMRMISKSTQFSFWVAYVILMEPKKEKRIKIFEKFCEVGKYLLKMNNFNSLMGLNAGLNLTCVHRLKKTKKKLSSSAISILTELERIFSSKKSFKNYRDHLSTVQLPCIPYLGFNLTDITFIEEGNTDNISSTDPAAANIGPLINFKKRELLYQAWADLSRFQETPYTFQPEEPLNTFLLNFPILDDKELYDLSIALEPK from the exons atggg agAAGTAAGTTTAATCGGAATTACAGCTATCTTATGCCAAAAAACAGATGGTTTTTGGAAAAATATAGATGATTCTTTATGTAGATTAgaagttttaaaaagtaatataGATTCAAAATTTAGATTAGTTGCGATTTCAACTGATAATAgg tgtatttttaataaatgggTTAGAACCAATAGTGAGATCACAAAATGTAGTGATCTATTTTTAGAGATAAAACAAGTATCATCTCAAAGTTCCAATGTAGAATATTTCGGTGTCAATTTCGCATATAAACCTGAAGTTGACAAGTTTTATGCATGTTTTTCAAAATGTATTGAAACTTTACAAACACAAAGAAGACAAAGTACTCTAAATATACAAGctcttcaaataaataatg aattacaacaacaacttcaacagcaacaacaattaccaccaatagatcaattaccaccaccaccaacatcaacatcaacatcaacaatatcaaatgCAAATATAAGtatatcaaattcaatatcatATGATTCATTACATCAAATGGCGAGTGGTATTACATTAGAAgatttaccaccaccaccaccatcagcatcatcattaatattaaataataatacaccaTTAGATTTAACATCATTACCaccaattgatttttcaaatttaccaccaccaccaacaggATTAATGACATCAAGATCATCATTAACAGAAGCTAATGGATTAgagattaaaaataaattatcaccattattaaatggtGGTGCAAGTGGTTTATCAtcttcaccaccaccaacaactgaatcaaagaatcaattaaattcaagtagtggtagtaataattcatcatcagCACCACATTTAACTGATTTATTCTtaccaacaaataataataatagtagtggtaatCAATCTGCATCAAATAGTAGTCCAACATCACAATACCATCAATCACAACCAAATTTACAACAATATGGTACTGCACCATTGACAGCAAGTAGTAAACTAttacaacagcagcaacaacaacaacaacaacaacaacaaaatataattatgacaacaactacaactacaacaactacaattaatataaaaacagGATCAAGTTCTGATAGTTTTTTAAAGACAGCATCTGGTAGAAGATCAATCAGAGTTAGACATTCAACTAATCAAGCAGCAGATCAACAAAAGAAAACTATGGGTAGAAAAGATGGTTTAGCAGTTTCATTACAAAATGTTGAAGGTTTACAAAATATAGCAGAGAATTTAGAGGATGAAACTTTGAATCTATTGGATTTAGTCAATGAACAAGTGGTAACACCAGAGATATCAAACAATGCCCATTTGAATCAATCATTAATGAAAATCTTTGAACATTTACaggtattatttattttaactgGTCAAGCATCAACTCATCCAGGTGGTAAATTAATTACTCAAGTTGTAAATAAACTTGGTAGAGGACCACAAGCATCAGAATTCTTCTCTGGTAAATCAGTGGATGGAGGTTATCAATGGTATAATCTTGATGAGGTTAAAGATTCTGTCATTGGTATTCACAATTTATTAGCATTGAAAAAGAATCTTATCACAGCTATAGCTCATCTTTCAACTTGTGTAAGAGTGTTGGGTTTACAAGCTAGTCTTGAAATCGATTGGATGTCAAGAAATAAATCATCAGAAACAGAGAAAATAGTGGTACAATTGGCTTGTTTAACTAGAGAATTAATCAGTTCAATGTCAAGATTATTAGCTGCAACCGTAACCTATTGTTATGTTTGTTCTTCAATTGCTTTCATTAGAAATCAACAACATTCTGCATCGGCCGATCATAATCAAGCATCCATTCAAAATAGAATTAGATCACCATCAACCATTGatacaattaatatttggGATGAATTGAAAACCATTAAAACCATACCAACCGTACCAAAAGATGGTTCAATATTAAAGGTTACATTGAACCAATTGGTGTTAATGTTAACTTCGGAAACTTCATACGATAGTAAATTCCTTAAAACTTTTATCACCACCTATCAATCATTCGCTTCACCTGGTGTTCTATTCACAAAGTTGATAGAACGTTTCTACGTACCAGAATGGTATAGTACTGTACCCACTAAAATTAGCACAATTCAACAAAAGGTAATCGtggttttaaaatattgGATTGAAAATCAATCATCGGATTTCGATCAAGATGTTATCGATCAAATTtactttttcattaataatttggcaaattcaaatgaaggCTATTCAGAATTGTCTAGATTATTACGTGGTTTATTGGATAAAATGATTCAAGATCGTGAAGTTAAATTTGAACTCCTATTTCAAATGCCACCAAGAATCTCTTTTGAAGAGGATTCAATCTTATCtccaattgaattattcTCTGAATGGAGTGCTCAATCAATTGCTCAACAATTAACTCTAATAGATTTCTCTATCTTTAAAGATTTGGAAGCAagagaattattaaatcaaaattttaataaaccaaaattaaagTATAAATCACCAACAATTATGAGAAtgatttcaaaatcaactcaa ttTTCATTTTGGGTTGCATATGTTATTTTAATGGaaccaaaaaaagaaaaaagaattaaaatttttgaaaagttTTGTGAAGttggtaaatatttattaaagatgaataatttcaattctttAATGGGTTTAAATGCTGGTTTAAATTTAACTTGTGTTCATAGATTaaagaaaacaaagaaaaagttATCATCATCTgctatttcaattttaactgAATTGGAAAGAATTTTCTCTTCAAagaaatcttttaaaaattatagagATCATTTATCAACTGTACAATTACCATGTATTCCATAttt agGATTTAATTTAACAGATATTACATTTATTGAAGAAGGTAATACTGATAATATTTCATCAACGGATCCAGCAGCAGCAAATATTGgaccattaattaattttaaaaagagagAATTACTTTACCAAGCATGGGCTGATCTTAGTAGATTCCAAGAAACTCCATACACTTTCCAACCTGAAGAACCATTAAATACTTTCTTATTAAATTTCCCAATTTTAGATGATAAAGAACTTtatgatttatcaattgcTCTCgaaccaaaataa
- a CDS encoding hypothetical protein (HYPOTHETICAL 24.4 KDA PROTEIN), whose protein sequence is MFNLVLKSRILKPSASIIFKRNFSIIGGNKMILRQENNIPINNRNINNQFSSNVINSRTTTATATYKPEILLDIQQPQQLVQQQQPQQLQLPSPTLIGKLVTLRKMKIEDRDDILKASTDGELWNLKVTIVPGPTTVDKYIDIAMGGASNGTVIPFVIINNENGKIIGSTRFWKVDIVNRKLEIGHTWLSKSIQRSGVNTECKYLLLKFAFEEMNAIRVQFTTDELNEASQKAILRIGAIKEGIIRHERIMPDGRKRNSIRYSIIDSEWKQVKLKLSNMMNK, encoded by the coding sequence atgtttaatttagttttaaagtctagaattttaaaaccatcagcatcaataatatttaaGAGAAACTTCTCTATtattggtggtaataaaatgatattaagacaagaaaataatatacctatcaataatagaaatattaataatcaattttcaTCCAATGTTATTAATAGTAGAACCACTACTGCCACAGCTACATATAAACCTGAAATTCTATTAGATattcaacaaccacaacaattagtgcaacaacaacaaccacaacaactacaattaccatcaccaacattaattggtaaattagTAACATtaagaaaaatgaaaattgaaGATAGAGATGACATTTTAAAAGCATCAACAGATGGTGAATTATGGAATTTAAAAGTAACGATTGTACCAGGCCCAACAACAGTTGATAAATATATTGATATAGCAATGGGAGGAGCTTCCAATGGTACTGTTATACCATttgtaattataaataatgaaaatggaaAAATCATTGGATCAACTAGATTTTGGAAAGTTGATATTGTGAATAGAAAACTTGAGATTGGACATACTTGGTTAagtaaatcaattcaaagaTCAGGAGTAAATACTGAATGTAAAtatctattattaaaatttgcaTTTGAAGAAATGAATGCAATTCGTGTTCAATTTACAACtgatgaattaaatgaaGCTTCTCAAAAAGCAATCTTAAGAATTGGTGCCATCAAAGAAGGTATCATTAGACATGAAAGAATTATGCCAGATGGTCGTaaaagaaattcaattaGATATAGTATAATCGATTCTGAATGGAAACaagttaaattaaaattatcaaatatgatgaataaataa
- a CDS encoding hypothetical protein (Similar to Dictyostelium discoideum (Slime mold). CIGB protein) has translation MEENNIVQPQCNNECLEHPSEIIKSVCIECEEPVCIICITSDKHRSHTFKLLKDEYVSPMISKLKKTIPIFKNFSKSIEKVLKKSDMEHEEKKSKLEKIGNIVKTEADRIIRHVTLVLNNLLSEISTECQKCDDIHMHIDQKLKTIKSSISHLSDLYDNENEIQTSNYVAVLKHYEQSKKLLSSLDDPLPNYRNITFSIEPDQIQLIKDILYEKTFKIIGESQDDFIIPKNPSEILDEPINDDDKNNTTNIINNNNNNNNNNNNNNNNNNNNNKNNNNNNNNKTDENDISIEKEEGVISFNNQFREQLVQEKIYEHLLKSQMQLNIKSQQQEEKLSYIVPQNKVLKKTIFDGVEFTIYENGGIVPETENIAIGVGQNLPPIFPSSCIRLLLPDGFNQSLKSLPPSIENLYIFNIDYQLVKGSIPNSVSYIYFCDGFSQKLANGVVPENAIAISLHDILFAPSDDFVSGETLVYVTESFKQFHCLKRNSETKFELGKYQY, from the exons atggaagaaaataatattgtacAACCTCAATGTAATAATGAATGTTTAGAACATCCAtcagaaataattaaatcagtTTGTATTGAATGTGAAGAACCAGTATGTATCATATGTATAACAAGCGATAAACATAGAAGTCATACATTTAAATTACTTAAAGATGAATATGTTTCTCCAatgatttcaaaattaaaaaaaacaattccaatttttaaaaacttttcaaaATCCAtagaaaaagttttaaagaaatcagATATGGAAcatgaagaaaaaaaaagcaaactTGAAAAAATCGGTAATATAGTTAAAACTGAAGCTGATAGAATCATAAGACATGTTACATTGgttctaaataatttattaagtgAAATTTCCACAGAATGTCAAAAATGTGATGATATCCATATGCATATTgatcaaaaattgaaaacaattaaatcatcaatttcacACCTTTCAGATTtatatgataatgaaaatgaaattcaaaCATCTAATTATGTAGCAGTTTTAAAACATTAtgaacaatcaaaaaaattactatCAAGTTTGGATGACCCATTACCAAATTATCGTAATAttacattttcaattgaacctgatcaaattcaattaataaaagatattttatatgagaaaacttttaaaataattggtgAATCTCAAGATGATTTTATAATACCAAAAAATCCTTCTGAAATTTTAGATGAACcaataaatgatgatgataaaaataatacaacaaacattattaataataataataataataataataataataataataataataataataataataataataataaaaataataataataataataataataaaacagatgaaaatgatatttctattgaaaaagaagaggGTGttatatcatttaataacCAATTTCGCGAACAATTAGTACAAGAAAAAATTTATGAACATCTTTTGAAATCTCAAAtgcaattaaatattaaatcccaacaacaagaagaaaaaCTATCTTACATAGTACCacaaaataaagttttaaaaaaaactatatttg atggTGTAGAATTTACAATCTATGAAAATGGAGGTATTGTTCCTGAAACTGAAAATATTGCAATTGGAGTTGGCCAAAATTTACCACCAATTTTTCCATCCTCTTGTATAAGATTATTGTTGCCAGATGGATTTAACCAATCACTTAAGTCATTGCcaccatcaattgaaaatctttatattttcaatattgatTATCAACTTGTGAAAGGTTCAATTCCAAATTCTGTAAgctatatttatttttgtgatGGGTTTAGCCAAAAGTTGGCAAATGGTGTAGTTCCTGAAAATGCTATTGCTATTTCATTGCATGATATCCTATTTGCACCATCAGATGATTTCGTTTCAGGTGAAACCTTAGTTTATGTCACAGAGTCATTCAAACAATTTCATTgcttaaaaagaaattcagaaacaaaatttgaattgggaaaatatcaatattaa
- a CDS encoding hypothetical protein (RTA1 protein) — MNSSSVNLADLPKYPNLYGYEPSQGLSIAAIVCFSTVSLVLIILSIKFKKFYFLVAPGAGIVTVIGYAIRIKSAQDTHVLGTYIATTLLILLPPTALAAVFLFAQLGKIMKRTGIQHPIFKPNVVKYLFLIVDIFSIIIQGAGGALLAQSADNPDLDKPAKGVMLTGLCIALCSFTLFFFLIIYLYIKVLKVQEEDKKWRIIFIALFASGILIILRSIYRVAEYAGGYHSAVMINEPLFYGLDTLPMFLLMCIWIPFHPGFVSLSKKKENKEEDKKNYDTETRNGVELE; from the exons atGAATTCTTCTTCGGTAAATTTAGCCGACCTCCCAAAGTATCCAAATTTATATGGATATGAACCAAGTCAAGGATTATCAATAGCAGCTATTGTGTGCTTTTCAACAGTGTCTCttgtattaataattttatcaataaaatttaaaaagttttattttttagttgCACCTGGTGCAGGAATTG TTACAGTCATAGGATATGCAATTAGAATTAAGAGTGCCCAAGACACCCATGTCCTTGGAACATATATTGCAACTACATTACTTATTCTATTACCACCAACTGCTTTAGCAgctgtttttttatttgccCAACTTGGTAAAATTATGAAAAGAACTGGAATACAACATCCAATTTTTAAACCAAACGttgttaaatatttatttttaatagtggatatattttcaattattattcaaggag ctGGTGGCGCACTTTTAGCTCAATCAGCAGATAATCCTGATTTAGATAAGCCAGCAAAAGGTGTGATGTTAACAGGATTATGTATAGCTTTATGTTCATTCacattattcttttttttaataatatatttatatattaaggTATTAAAAGTACAAGAAGAGGATAAAAAATGGagaattatatttattgcTTTATTTGCAAGTggtatattaattattttaagaaGTATATATCGTGTTGCAGAATATGCAg gCGGTTATCATTCAGCAGTTATGATTAACGAACCTTTATTCTATGGTTTGGATACTCTCCcaatgtttttattaatgtGTATTTGGATTCCATTCCACCCAGGTTTCGTATCATTAagtaaaaagaaagaaaacaaaGAAGAAGATAAGAAAAATTATGATACAGAAACTAGAAATGGGGTTGAATtagaataa
- the vps52C gene encoding Vps52 / Sac2 family protein — translation MSSTPSKHFMKQSSKLLLEDLRKEREELEDLGELDITTILGSDFDDDSISAADQELIKEALIKGYDLRQYSKDVENNLNQMDKMTINDYFQERDNFLTLYTQIQVVDGVLETLETMLNNYYNDLKSIGSEMNSLQERSMSMNHKLNNRKLFDEKLSKFLDAVIIDPEFYSDLTNSKNGIDDYYISNLTKLDTKITLFDDYKKISPTICAMNEPQLSKLTVASIQKIQKYLATTLNSNFKKLAEKKQKQKQLANMGYLFQFLFKYSQYIASEVILSYVENNEKYFTSFYKAYVSALLKLLEDGAPGKNDFINIGTGKIKSLFNSTPSKNSNNNNNGQQQQQQQQQQLHTTFSMGNRCELLVKEVLELPPIEPPQSSSSIPFLEAALEFIPIVNTNNNNSNSNSNNNSKESGKELPSVKYSFDQLFRSMIYFLMDILGSETLFVKDFFLGGEDIILSIFTRSINHLVEVTENYLANSYDVVGLVLMISMLYRYRSMMNERGVNALDKPFDRLIAMISNRFVKLFSLYLDHIKNTSIKDLKAGISCNSPHYVIRKYADFITTIQAVSANIPTQCECQNILCKAVAELKDSCNGLINRLVQEIESKDDQIIFLANNYAIVVQSIQEYVVSSNGTGGTATNGDIIPPDQDITIKPFYKSFQSVAKKYVDTQIANLKYLSHFISFSWEWGPLVESNVKIDLKENPSFNTSNVTKILHAFEQNWRSAIAAIRNNSINHFSQCQYAQTQIFNLVITEIYTCYRMLAIIIDKYFDSLKSDPNFKSDKIIDEMKEMNPSLNLKYIYQE, via the exons atgagTTCAACACCAAGTAAACATTTTATGAAACAAtcatctaaattattattagaagatTTAAGAAAGGAAAGAGAAGAACTTGAAGATTTAGGTGAATTAGATATTACAACTATTTTAGGTTCtgattttgatgatgattcaatATCTGCAGCTG atcaagaattaattaaagaagcATTAATAAAAGGATATGATCTTAGACAATATTCAAAAgatgttgaaaataatttaaatcaaatggaTAAAATGACAATTAATGATT aTTTTCAAGAAagagataattttttaacattatATACACAAATTCAAGTTGTTGATGGAGTATTAGAAACATTAGAAACAatgttaaataattattataatgatttaaaaagtatTGGTTCAGAAATGAATTCACTTCAAGAAAGATCAATGTCAATGAatcataaattaaataatagaaaattatttgatgaaaaattatcaaaatttttagatGCTGTAATTATTGATCCTGAATTTTATAG tgatttaacaaattcaaaaaatggtattgatgattattatatttcaaatttaacaaaattaGATACAAAGATaacattatttgatgattatAAAAAGATATCACCAACAATTTGTGCAATGAATGAACCACAATTAAGTAAATTAACAGTGGCATCAATTCAAAAgattcaaaaatatttagcaacaactttaaattcaaattttaagaaattagcagaaaagaaacaaaaacaaaaacaattggCAAATATGGGTTACCTATTTCAAttcttatttaaatattcacaATATATTGCAAGTGAAGTAATTTTATCATatgttgaaaataatgaaaagtATTTCACATCATTCTATAAAGCATATGTTAGTGcgttattaaaattattagaagaTGGTGCACCTGgtaaaaatgatttcattaatattggtactggtaaaattaaaagtttatttaattcaacaccaagtaaaaatagtaataataataataatggacaacagcaacaacagcaacaacaacaacaattacataCAACATTTTCAATGGGTAATAGATGCGAATTATTAGTTAAAGAAGTTTTAGAATTACCACCAATTGAACCACCACAATCATCAAGTTCAATACCATTTTTAGAAGCAGCTTTAGAATTTATACCGATTgtaaatactaataataataatagcaatagtaatagtaataataattcaaaagaatCAGGTAAAGAATTACCATCAGtaaaatattcatttgatcaattatttagatcaatgatttattttttaatggatATTTTAGGTTCAGAAACATTATTTGTAAAGGATTTCTTTTTAGGTGGTGAggatattattttatcaatatttacaCGTTCAATTAATCATTTGGTTGAAGTTACAGAGAATTATCTTGCTAATAGTTATGATGTGGTTGGATTGGTATTGATGATATCAATGTTGTATCGTTATAGATCAATGATGAATGAACGTGGTGTAAATGCATTGGATAAACCATTCGATAGATTGATTGCAATGATTTCCAATAgatttgtaaaattattcTCATTGTATTTGgatcatattaaaaatacatcgattaaagatttaaaagcTGGTATCTCTTGTAATTCACCACATTATGTAATTAGAAAGTATGCAGATTTCATAACAACAATTCAAGCGGTTTCTGCAAACATTCCAACACAATGTGAGTGTCAAAATATTCTATGTAAAGCAGTTGCAGAGTTGAAGGATAGTTGTAATGGGTTAATCAATAGATTGGTACAAGAAATCGAATCAAAAGATGATCAAATCATATTCTTGGCTAATAACTATGCCATTGTGGTTCAATCGATCCAAGAATACGTCGTTAGTAGTAATGGCACTGGTGGTACCGCTACCAATGGTGACATTATACCACCTGATCAAGATATAACCATTAAACCATTCTATAAAAGTTTTCAATCAGTTGCAAAGAAATATGTTGATACTCAAATCGCAAatctaaaatatttatcaCATTTCATCTCTTTCTCTTGGGAATGGGGTCCATTGGTTGAATCAAATGTTAAAATCGATCTCAAAGAGAATCCTTCTTTCAACACTTCAAATGTTACAAAGATTCTTCATGCTTTCGAACAAAATTGGAGATCTGCTATAGCTGCAATTCGTAACAACTCTATCAATCATTTCTCTCAATGTCAATATGCTCAAACtcaaatctttaatttaGTAATCACTGAAATTTACACTTGCTATCGTATGTTGGCAATTATCATTGATAAATATTTCGATTCTTTAAAATCTgatccaaattttaaatctgatAAAATCATTGATGAAATGAAAGAAATGAATCcaagtttaaatttaaaatatatttatcaagaataa